One stretch of bacterium DNA includes these proteins:
- a CDS encoding V-type ATP synthase subunit E family protein, giving the protein MSLDAIIAKIASDADARVAEIQSAAKAKNAEILAEVEKRAHALEARIREAGEREAAGTRERVVSMAALNARKAVLAAKQELLDEAFAAAADELETLKKDAWRAVFKYLVADTDLKGPYEVITSKREAAFLDDAFLKGFTPKLSVSNQTREQGGGFVLRGGKTELNFTFRALTRSLRPFLEKELLGILGFEELR; this is encoded by the coding sequence TTGTCCCTGGACGCAATCATCGCCAAGATAGCAAGCGACGCCGACGCCCGGGTGGCGGAGATACAGTCCGCCGCGAAGGCCAAAAACGCCGAAATCCTCGCCGAGGTGGAGAAACGCGCCCACGCCTTGGAGGCGCGCATCCGGGAAGCGGGGGAACGCGAGGCCGCCGGCACCCGGGAGCGCGTCGTCTCCATGGCCGCGCTCAACGCCCGCAAGGCCGTCCTGGCGGCCAAGCAGGAGCTTTTGGACGAGGCCTTCGCCGCGGCGGCCGACGAGCTTGAAACCCTGAAAAAAGACGCCTGGCGCGCGGTCTTCAAATACCTCGTCGCCGACACCGATCTGAAGGGCCCCTACGAGGTCATCACCTCGAAGCGCGAGGCCGCCTTCCTGGACGACGCCTTCCTGAAAGGCTTCACCCCGAAGCTGTCGGTTTCCAACCAGACGCGCGAGCAGGGTGGCGGGTTCGTCCTTCGCGGCGGCAAAACCGAGCTGAACTTCACCTTCCGCGCGCTGACCCGGAGCCTGCGGCCGTTTCTGGAAAAAGAACTGCTCGGCATCCTGGGGTTCGAGGAATTACGATGA
- a CDS encoding V-type ATPase subunit translates to MMGRIKLSGDPAYAYAVGRVRVRERRLLTRRSLVEAAEARTFEDAVDALREAGYEPASRSGAGLEELLAKQSAELTRFIRESVPDPRVLEYLRLRLDYANLKAALVGRLTEKKPPLTEGGGVPLENLTALADGGEPDSLPDPFAELGKRLLEEWEKAHDPFLLQQGVDRALFAGLAGLAGEIGLPFLTAYHELETDLVNLAVLVRCLAAPNPEELSAAAFLPGGNLDVGRLEVLARTGDRAGAAEHVGRTPYADVVRGAVEGAPDGLVNLTVRGADRKLDFLRQARLAPFGAEPVISYYLAKRNEIELVRFVLTCKLNGVPPETITARLWGVS, encoded by the coding sequence ATGATGGGGCGGATCAAGCTCTCCGGCGATCCGGCTTACGCCTACGCCGTGGGCCGCGTTCGGGTCCGCGAGCGCCGTTTGCTGACGAGACGGTCGCTCGTCGAGGCCGCCGAGGCCCGGACCTTCGAGGACGCCGTGGACGCCCTCCGCGAGGCGGGTTACGAGCCCGCGTCCCGGAGCGGCGCCGGCCTGGAGGAGCTCCTCGCCAAGCAGTCCGCCGAGCTGACCCGGTTCATCCGGGAGAGCGTGCCGGATCCCCGGGTGCTCGAATATCTGCGTCTGAGGCTGGATTACGCCAACCTCAAGGCGGCCCTCGTCGGACGCCTGACGGAAAAAAAGCCGCCCCTGACCGAGGGCGGGGGTGTGCCCCTGGAAAATCTCACCGCCCTCGCTGACGGTGGGGAACCGGATTCGCTTCCAGACCCCTTCGCCGAGCTGGGCAAAAGGCTCCTGGAGGAATGGGAGAAGGCGCACGACCCGTTCCTCTTGCAGCAGGGAGTGGACCGGGCCCTCTTCGCCGGCCTGGCCGGGCTCGCCGGGGAAATAGGGCTGCCCTTCCTCACCGCGTACCACGAGCTGGAGACCGACCTCGTAAATCTGGCGGTCCTGGTCCGCTGCCTGGCGGCGCCCAACCCCGAGGAGCTGTCCGCCGCGGCCTTCCTCCCCGGGGGCAACCTGGACGTCGGGCGGTTGGAGGTTCTCGCCCGGACGGGCGATCGTGCCGGAGCCGCCGAGCACGTCGGCCGCACACCCTACGCCGATGTGGTCCGCGGCGCCGTCGAGGGAGCCCCCGACGGTCTGGTCAACCTGACGGTGCGAGGGGCGGACCGGAAGCTGGATTTCCTCCGGCAGGCGCGCCTCGCTCCTTTCGGCGCCGAACCGGTCATCTCTTATTATCTGGCTAAAAGGAACGAGATCGAGCTGGTCCGCTTCGTCCTGACCTGCAAGCTGAACGGCGTCCCGCCGGAAACGATAACCGCCCGTCTGTGGGGCGTTTCGTAG
- a CDS encoding V-type ATP synthase subunit K: MGLVLAYLGVGLAVTLAGIGSAIGIGLVGQAVAGVMSEDPRNFGKYLVLTALPGTQGIYGFVAGFLGLNLISTLTAAGAMTTELGLQILLACAPVGFSGWLSAIHQGKVCTAGIGLSAKQPNESGKALVLGVFVEFYAVLGLLITIFLLNAVGRV, encoded by the coding sequence ATGGGTCTGGTATTGGCCTACCTAGGCGTCGGTCTGGCGGTAACCTTGGCCGGGATCGGTTCGGCCATCGGCATCGGCCTGGTGGGACAGGCGGTGGCCGGGGTGATGAGCGAGGATCCGCGCAACTTCGGCAAATACCTCGTCCTGACCGCTCTGCCGGGCACCCAGGGCATCTACGGTTTCGTCGCCGGTTTCCTCGGCCTGAATCTGATCTCGACCCTCACCGCCGCCGGAGCCATGACCACCGAGCTCGGACTGCAGATCCTCCTGGCTTGCGCGCCCGTGGGATTTTCCGGCTGGCTGTCGGCCATCCACCAGGGAAAGGTCTGCACCGCCGGTATCGGCCTCTCCGCCAAGCAGCCGAACGAATCGGGCAAGGCGCTCGTGCTGGGCGTCTTCGTCGAGTTCTACGCCGTTCTGGGTCTTCTTATCACCATATTCCTCCTGAACGCAGTTGGGAGGGTGTGA
- a CDS encoding V-type ATP synthase subunit F (produces ATP from ADP in the presence of a proton gradient across the membrane; the F subunit is part of the catalytic core of the ATP synthase complex), translated as MAGLNQIYFIGEEDQLRGFTVLGTTVVGVSSIHEAEEALKQAASGGAVAIFITEEYGGRMLDTIASYADRPLPVITLIPSSTGSKGIAYERIRRMVERAVGADVLGKEEK; from the coding sequence GTGGCCGGTCTGAACCAGATTTACTTCATCGGAGAGGAAGACCAGCTCCGCGGCTTCACCGTCCTGGGGACGACGGTCGTGGGGGTGAGCTCGATCCACGAGGCCGAGGAGGCGCTTAAGCAAGCGGCAAGCGGCGGAGCCGTGGCGATTTTCATCACCGAGGAATACGGCGGCCGGATGCTGGACACCATCGCCTCCTACGCCGACCGCCCCCTACCGGTCATAACGCTCATCCCCTCATCCACGGGCTCGAAGGGGATAGCCTACGAACGCATCCGGCGGATGGTCGAGCGCGCCGTCGGCGCCGACGTCCTGGGGAAGGAGGAGAAATGA